A window from Vibrio cortegadensis encodes these proteins:
- a CDS encoding MotA/TolQ/ExbB proton channel family protein, whose product MNGFVIPEFIQNHDWVLALSHFMEQGGQILWWLAAVVGICWLLVIERVIYLAFYFPKQRKALQKQWSQREDHHSWHAHAIRDGWVSQAHIALNQNLNMIKLLVAICPMLGLLGTVTGMISVFDVMATQGSSNPKLMASGISLATLPTMAGMVAALAGMFVHARLAKVCNLSELKLEKSLRSQK is encoded by the coding sequence ATGAATGGCTTTGTAATTCCTGAGTTTATCCAGAACCACGATTGGGTACTTGCTCTGTCTCATTTTATGGAACAGGGCGGGCAGATCCTATGGTGGTTAGCGGCAGTCGTTGGAATTTGTTGGTTACTAGTGATTGAGAGAGTGATTTACCTCGCGTTCTATTTCCCTAAGCAACGAAAAGCACTTCAAAAACAATGGTCGCAAAGGGAAGACCATCACTCGTGGCATGCTCATGCAATACGAGATGGCTGGGTGTCTCAAGCGCATATCGCACTCAATCAGAATCTGAATATGATCAAACTCTTGGTGGCGATCTGCCCCATGCTTGGTTTGCTTGGAACTGTGACGGGTATGATTTCAGTATTTGATGTAATGGCGACTCAAGGCAGTAGTAACCCAAAATTGATGGCGTCAGGTATCTCACTCGCGACATTGCCGACAATGGCTGGAATGGTCGCTGCATTAGCGGGAATGTTTGTACATGCGCGTTTGGCAAAGGTCTGCAACTTGTCTGAATTGAAATTAGAAAAATCTTTAAGGAGTCAGAAATGA
- a CDS encoding MotA/TolQ/ExbB proton channel family protein: MINVSLTSTFSSLRVLGLSLVLFCHNAMATDALVHQAKIENTQQKSHNVQREKGFKQTEQTFQQQKNELLAKRKQLQAETDKLSTQFSANENRLAKLEETLRLDAGSLGELFGVVRQSAKDLKRELDSSITQADAARYSQTITDIVDAQSLPSMTQLTGLWLSMVEQIRASGELGQTSITYINGDGERSEVAAARLGVFGLIGEQGYMNWNGKRQTATHYLKQPDNGPTLSTVSTLRDGGIQYIVVDPSRGVMLEQLANTPSFKDRIQAGGVVGKIILGLLGVGLIIALYRGVALLIAQQKIKRQLKNPTQAGDNPLGRILAVYDGEQNRSVEALELRLLEAVVDEQQGLETGLSMLKLLAALAPMLGLLGTVTGMIETFQVITQFGNGDPKVMAGGISMALITTVLGLVAAMPLLLAHNVLSSQAENIRTILEKQGIGLVAEQAEKTNPQAPIAHSVGNAA, encoded by the coding sequence ATGATCAATGTATCTCTAACGTCAACATTTTCTAGCCTTCGAGTGCTAGGGCTATCACTGGTTCTTTTCTGTCACAACGCTATGGCTACGGATGCTCTCGTTCACCAAGCTAAAATCGAAAATACCCAGCAAAAATCACATAACGTTCAACGTGAAAAAGGTTTTAAGCAGACTGAACAAACATTCCAACAACAGAAAAATGAGTTGTTGGCTAAACGTAAGCAACTCCAAGCTGAAACGGATAAATTATCAACCCAGTTTAGTGCGAATGAAAACCGATTGGCAAAATTGGAAGAAACATTACGTCTGGATGCAGGTAGCCTAGGTGAGCTGTTTGGTGTTGTCAGGCAATCGGCAAAGGATTTAAAACGAGAACTTGATTCGTCTATCACTCAAGCGGACGCAGCGAGATATTCGCAAACCATTACCGATATTGTGGATGCTCAATCACTACCATCAATGACTCAATTGACTGGGCTGTGGTTAAGCATGGTCGAACAGATCCGTGCCAGTGGCGAACTTGGACAAACAAGCATTACCTATATTAATGGTGACGGGGAACGTTCAGAAGTCGCGGCAGCACGATTAGGTGTATTTGGTCTGATAGGCGAACAAGGTTACATGAATTGGAATGGCAAGCGTCAAACCGCCACTCACTACTTAAAACAGCCAGACAATGGACCGACACTTTCGACTGTTTCAACTCTTCGAGATGGTGGTATTCAATATATCGTTGTTGATCCATCACGTGGCGTAATGCTCGAACAATTGGCGAATACTCCAAGCTTTAAAGACCGCATTCAAGCGGGTGGTGTGGTTGGCAAAATCATTTTAGGTCTACTTGGAGTCGGTTTGATTATCGCTCTGTATCGTGGTGTCGCATTACTCATCGCACAACAAAAAATTAAGCGACAACTGAAGAACCCAACACAAGCTGGAGATAACCCACTAGGTCGAATTCTAGCCGTATACGATGGTGAGCAAAATCGTAGTGTTGAAGCGCTAGAACTTAGATTGCTAGAAGCCGTTGTTGATGAGCAGCAAGGGTTAGAGACGGGTTTATCAATGCTGAAACTATTGGCGGCTTTAGCACCAATGCTTGGTCTGCTAGGTACAGTAACAGGCATGATTGAGACGTTCCAAGTGATTACTCAGTTTGGTAACGGCGATCCAAAGGTGATGGCAGGTGGCATTTCAATGGCACTGATCACGACCGTACTTGGTCTGGTTGCTGCAATGCCACTGTTGCTTGCACATAACGTATTGAGCTCTCAGGCAGAGAACATACGCACTATTTTAGAGAAGCAAGGAATTGGCTTAGTGGCTGAACAAGCTGAAAAAACAAACCCTCAAGCTCCGATTGCTCACTCTGTTGGAAATGCAGCGTAA
- a CDS encoding energy transducer TonB, translating into MLRLLMALPFAVAISIGLFTFMAWMVDSGHQRTPEQAETLSFNMLMIEQEEALQRRKRSVPEQPKAPEMPPKSAMNQAKAEATVSNPKLSLPDLGLNTVANGLAINMPTFGDFGSNQKAMPLYRVEPRYPEKAKKRKVEGFVEMEFTIDKTGRPTGIKITSAKPARMFDRSARRALRKWKYQPKIVDGQSVEQLGQTVRIEFKMDK; encoded by the coding sequence ATGCTACGTTTACTCATGGCGTTGCCGTTTGCGGTAGCGATTTCGATTGGGCTATTCACCTTTATGGCTTGGATGGTAGACAGCGGTCACCAACGGACACCGGAGCAAGCTGAAACGCTCAGTTTTAATATGTTGATGATAGAACAAGAAGAAGCGTTACAGCGTAGAAAGCGAAGTGTGCCAGAGCAGCCTAAAGCGCCAGAAATGCCGCCTAAATCAGCAATGAATCAGGCTAAAGCAGAGGCCACCGTTAGTAATCCGAAATTGTCACTGCCAGATTTAGGACTTAACACCGTCGCCAATGGATTAGCGATCAATATGCCGACATTTGGTGATTTTGGATCCAATCAAAAAGCGATGCCACTGTACCGAGTGGAGCCACGTTATCCAGAAAAAGCAAAAAAACGTAAGGTGGAAGGTTTTGTTGAGATGGAATTTACTATCGACAAAACAGGCCGACCTACGGGCATAAAAATCACGAGTGCTAAACCTGCACGAATGTTTGATCGTTCAGCAAGGAGAGCGCTTAGGAAGTGGAAGTATCAACCTAAAATTGTTGATGGTCAATCTGTTGAGCAGTTAGGACAGACCGTTAGAATAGAATTTAAAATGGAT
- a CDS encoding ExbD/TolR family protein, protein MRLGRRHVKNEEAQIDLTSMLDIVFIMLIFFIVTSSFVRESGVDVNRPQASNVTSQKEAGIFVAITSANDIYIDKRLVDAERVEATLEHLLLEQPEASLVIQADEHAYNGTVVKVMDAAKGAGVKSIALAAEKL, encoded by the coding sequence ATGAGGCTCGGTAGACGTCACGTAAAAAATGAAGAAGCACAAATCGATCTGACTTCTATGTTAGATATCGTCTTTATCATGCTGATCTTTTTTATTGTGACAAGCTCATTTGTTAGAGAGTCGGGGGTTGACGTTAATCGCCCGCAAGCTTCAAACGTGACCAGTCAGAAAGAGGCCGGAATTTTTGTCGCCATCACCTCTGCGAACGATATTTATATTGATAAACGACTGGTGGACGCTGAACGAGTAGAAGCAACACTGGAACACTTATTATTAGAACAACCTGAAGCGTCGTTGGTGATCCAAGCGGATGAACATGCGTATAACGGCACGGTAGTCAAAGTGATGGATGCTGCAAAAGGTGCTGGCGTGAAGAGTATCGCGTTGGCGGCGGAGAAGCTCTAA
- a CDS encoding TonB-dependent siderophore receptor, which yields MTFSKSHLALIIGAVLAAPSGVASTEVTKTDVDEKLVVTGHDYGYKADTNSTAMRMEMTQLETPGQVSVIDEQVIDEQRASTLGEVLKNDASISAGSKSTNRERFNLRGFSLDSGASYLRDGVQHWSHYRQPVELLERVEVLKGPAGLLYGESTPGGLVNMIAKKPTYETQVNVSQDIGSDNYTRTVADVSGSLNEDQTLRARVIVSQENQDSWRTRFDGTDVETERFVGGLFVDYDINEDTMLSVHYDRTQELGDLDNGSKIDTTTGKVIDPSIVNDQRFARTDNDVANYGAAITANLNDQWSVKSGISRQFYERQRTESNNSVRGAGNNQFGYKVSDRHDEWTFDTAYVDFTGDFDALGVNHRLLVGANGLHYDYKRLYEAGYTCVNGTEAEAINECGNGFDKPSDISYRNDTTESHSQSKHYGVYVQDLVSFNDQWQVLAGVRFAHDKTESSSGKKESYNNVLPKLGLIYSPAENGSIYAVYSESFQPVGEITNQDDVNFGDSQDAKKGTLYEVGSKWDLFDERLFVSGALFQITQSNMQVTEDFDTPINGKDQITTQVGEQVHTGVELSATGFVMDSLSVSASTMFLDAEYKNDPDLNGKTPADVPEFTASIWSTYAFNNGTDVNLGVYHVGERYTESANTFKKDAYTRVDMGVSHTVKYDENLDFVARFNVENLFDTDYLEGGSTSGVVVGEGRNYMATLQVKY from the coding sequence TTCTCGCAGCACCAAGTGGTGTAGCAAGTACAGAAGTAACAAAGACAGACGTTGATGAAAAGCTAGTGGTTACAGGACACGATTACGGCTACAAAGCTGATACGAACTCTACTGCAATGCGCATGGAGATGACTCAGTTAGAAACGCCAGGACAAGTTAGTGTCATTGACGAACAAGTTATTGATGAACAACGCGCGAGTACGTTAGGTGAAGTCCTTAAAAATGATGCTTCAATTTCAGCGGGTTCAAAATCAACCAACCGCGAGCGTTTTAACTTACGTGGTTTCTCATTAGATAGTGGCGCAAGCTACTTGCGTGACGGTGTACAACACTGGTCTCACTACCGCCAGCCAGTTGAATTGCTTGAACGTGTAGAAGTATTAAAAGGCCCTGCAGGTCTACTGTATGGTGAATCGACTCCGGGTGGCTTAGTCAATATGATTGCTAAGAAACCAACGTATGAAACTCAAGTGAATGTGAGCCAAGACATCGGTTCAGACAATTACACACGAACGGTTGCAGATGTAAGTGGTTCACTCAATGAAGATCAGACATTGCGTGCTCGTGTGATTGTATCTCAAGAAAACCAGGACTCATGGCGTACACGTTTTGACGGAACTGATGTTGAAACTGAGCGTTTCGTCGGTGGTCTATTTGTTGATTACGACATTAATGAAGATACGATGCTATCTGTTCATTACGATCGTACTCAAGAGCTTGGAGACTTAGACAATGGCTCAAAAATTGATACCACAACAGGTAAGGTGATTGACCCTTCAATCGTAAATGATCAACGTTTTGCTCGTACTGATAATGATGTTGCCAACTATGGTGCCGCCATTACAGCAAACTTAAATGATCAATGGTCAGTTAAGAGTGGAATCAGCCGTCAGTTTTATGAGCGCCAACGAACAGAATCGAACAACTCCGTCCGTGGTGCGGGCAATAATCAATTCGGTTACAAGGTATCAGATCGACATGATGAGTGGACATTCGATACCGCTTATGTTGATTTCACCGGTGATTTTGATGCACTAGGTGTGAATCACCGATTACTTGTGGGTGCAAACGGTCTTCACTACGATTACAAGCGTTTGTACGAAGCCGGGTATACCTGTGTTAACGGAACAGAAGCGGAAGCGATCAACGAGTGTGGCAATGGTTTCGATAAACCATCAGACATCAGCTACCGCAACGATACAACAGAATCGCACTCTCAAAGCAAACATTATGGTGTTTACGTTCAGGATCTAGTCAGCTTTAATGATCAATGGCAAGTTCTAGCGGGTGTCCGTTTTGCGCATGACAAAACAGAAAGCAGCAGCGGCAAAAAAGAGAGTTACAACAATGTTCTTCCAAAGCTTGGATTAATATACTCTCCAGCTGAAAATGGGTCTATCTACGCGGTTTACTCAGAAAGTTTTCAGCCTGTTGGTGAAATCACTAACCAAGATGATGTGAATTTTGGTGATAGCCAAGATGCAAAAAAAGGCACGCTTTACGAGGTAGGTTCAAAATGGGATCTGTTTGATGAACGCCTGTTTGTTTCTGGTGCGCTGTTCCAAATCACTCAATCGAACATGCAAGTGACGGAAGATTTTGATACCCCAATCAATGGAAAAGACCAGATCACGACGCAAGTTGGTGAACAAGTACATACTGGTGTTGAACTCTCGGCAACAGGTTTCGTTATGGATTCTTTGTCGGTAAGCGCATCAACGATGTTCTTAGATGCTGAATACAAAAATGATCCTGACTTGAATGGTAAGACGCCTGCTGATGTTCCTGAATTTACAGCAAGTATTTGGTCAACTTATGCGTTCAATAATGGCACAGACGTGAACTTAGGTGTTTACCACGTAGGTGAGCGCTACACGGAAAGCGCTAACACCTTTAAGAAAGATGCGTATACTCGTGTCGACATGGGTGTTTCACATACCGTTAAGTACGATGAAAATCTTGATTTCGTTGCTCGATTTAACGTTGAAAACCTATTTGATACCGACTACCTAGAAGGCGGTAGCACAAGTGGTGTCGTTGTCGGTGAAGGTCGCAACTACATGGCAACGTTACAAGTTAAATACTGA
- a CDS encoding DUF3450 domain-containing protein, which translates to MNHFKTSLMLIIAASVTPVQANSLDTARSIESKTNAASAISQKKIDQSAQMTLNLKAEIEQLQEEVDNLEVYRNHLSALVDNQNQEADSLNVQIEEIKHTRQGVVPLMYKMIDGLEQIITNDRPIKPELRIERLTKLKTMMSRANVSDAEKYRRILEAYQIEMDYGTKLGSYQGQVMLASKQVIDADILYLGRVSLVARNLKGDQFWAWDQTEKQWQLLDASVNSDLDKAYDIASKQAAPSLITLPVSVSNAQQLNLHTSSRSQANMIKNQANMIKTNVTASNSEIN; encoded by the coding sequence ATGAATCATTTTAAAACCAGTTTAATGCTTATCATCGCCGCGAGTGTTACCCCCGTACAAGCGAACAGTTTGGATACGGCGCGTTCTATTGAAAGTAAAACAAATGCCGCTTCTGCTATCAGCCAGAAAAAGATCGATCAAAGTGCTCAAATGACACTGAATTTAAAAGCTGAAATAGAACAACTTCAAGAAGAGGTTGATAACCTTGAGGTGTACCGAAATCATCTATCAGCCTTGGTCGATAACCAGAACCAAGAAGCGGACAGTTTGAATGTTCAAATTGAAGAGATTAAGCATACACGTCAGGGCGTGGTGCCATTGATGTATAAAATGATTGATGGTCTAGAACAGATTATTACAAACGATAGGCCGATTAAGCCGGAGTTACGCATAGAGCGGCTCACTAAGCTCAAAACCATGATGAGTCGAGCGAATGTGAGTGATGCTGAAAAATATCGTCGAATCTTAGAAGCCTACCAAATTGAAATGGACTACGGCACCAAATTAGGCAGCTACCAAGGGCAGGTTATGCTCGCGTCTAAGCAAGTGATTGATGCCGACATTCTCTATTTAGGTCGTGTTTCGCTGGTGGCCCGCAACCTTAAAGGCGATCAATTTTGGGCTTGGGATCAAACAGAAAAGCAGTGGCAACTTCTCGACGCATCGGTTAATAGCGATTTAGACAAAGCGTATGATATCGCTTCAAAACAGGCGGCTCCAAGTCTGATTACGCTGCCAGTGTCTGTATCGAATGCTCAACAGCTAAATTTGCATACCTCCTCTCGTTCGCAAGCTAATATGATAAAAAACCAAGCCAACATGATAAAAACCAATGTGACAGCAAGTAATTCGGAGATAAATTAA